The proteins below are encoded in one region of Cucurbita pepo subsp. pepo cultivar mu-cu-16 chromosome LG10, ASM280686v2, whole genome shotgun sequence:
- the LOC111803220 gene encoding uncharacterized protein LOC111803220 isoform X1, with the protein MTLFVFSHSPLRLIFKTKVPFPSLFHTIRRPHGRSISRITGICWEHMGLSSTRKPLSGFRMLCTGEDLSTKKCVPCNSKDLRPMTEDAAKHLIRELAEWNLINEDGKLKLNRSLKVKSFLKGMDLFKLIAEVAEAEGHHPDLHLVGWNNVTIEIWTHAVGGLTENDFILASKINKLDVHNLLGRKAAISSQHDC; encoded by the exons ATGACCCTGTTTGTGTTTTCTCACTCTCCGCTGCGCTTGATTTTCAAAACCAAG GTCCCATTTCCGTCGCTGTTTCATACCATCCGTCGGCCTCATGGACG TTCAATTTCTCGAATTACTGGGATATGTTGGGAGCATATGGGCTTATCATCAACTAGGAAACCACTTTCTGGATTTAGAATGCTTTGTACCGGCGAAG ATTTGTCCACCAAAAAATGTGTTCCTTGCAACTCGAAGGATTTACGTCCAATGACTGAGGATGCAGCAAAACATTTGATTCGAGAG CTGGCTGAGTGGAACCTTATTAATGAAGATGGTAAGCTGAAGTTGAACCGATCACTGAAGGTGAAGAGTTTTCTTAAAGGAATGGACTTGTTTAAACTTATAGCTGAAGTTGCAGAAGCAGAGG GCCATCACCCTGATCTTCATCTAGTTGGATGGAACAATGTAACAATTGAGATATGGACACATGCAGTAG GTGGACTGACTGAAAATGACTTCATACTGGCTTCCAAGATCAATAAGCTTGATGTTCATAACCTATTGGGCCGGAAAGCTGCTATTAGCAGTCAACATGACTGTTGA
- the LOC111803220 gene encoding uncharacterized protein LOC111803220 isoform X2, with product MDDSDRGNLCMYSSISRITGICWEHMGLSSTRKPLSGFRMLCTGEDLSTKKCVPCNSKDLRPMTEDAAKHLIRELAEWNLINEDGKLKLNRSLKVKSFLKGMDLFKLIAEVAEAEGHHPDLHLVGWNNVTIEIWTHAVGGLTENDFILASKINKLDVHNLLGRKAAISSQHDC from the exons ATGGACG ATTCAGACAGAGGTAATTTGTGTATGTACAGTTCAATTTCTCGAATTACTGGGATATGTTGGGAGCATATGGGCTTATCATCAACTAGGAAACCACTTTCTGGATTTAGAATGCTTTGTACCGGCGAAG ATTTGTCCACCAAAAAATGTGTTCCTTGCAACTCGAAGGATTTACGTCCAATGACTGAGGATGCAGCAAAACATTTGATTCGAGAG CTGGCTGAGTGGAACCTTATTAATGAAGATGGTAAGCTGAAGTTGAACCGATCACTGAAGGTGAAGAGTTTTCTTAAAGGAATGGACTTGTTTAAACTTATAGCTGAAGTTGCAGAAGCAGAGG GCCATCACCCTGATCTTCATCTAGTTGGATGGAACAATGTAACAATTGAGATATGGACACATGCAGTAG GTGGACTGACTGAAAATGACTTCATACTGGCTTCCAAGATCAATAAGCTTGATGTTCATAACCTATTGGGCCGGAAAGCTGCTATTAGCAGTCAACATGACTGTTGA
- the LOC111803220 gene encoding uncharacterized protein LOC111803220 isoform X3 gives MDDLSTKKCVPCNSKDLRPMTEDAAKHLIRELAEWNLINEDGKLKLNRSLKVKSFLKGMDLFKLIAEVAEAEGHHPDLHLVGWNNVTIEIWTHAVGGLTENDFILASKINKLDVHNLLGRKAAISSQHDC, from the exons ATGGACG ATTTGTCCACCAAAAAATGTGTTCCTTGCAACTCGAAGGATTTACGTCCAATGACTGAGGATGCAGCAAAACATTTGATTCGAGAG CTGGCTGAGTGGAACCTTATTAATGAAGATGGTAAGCTGAAGTTGAACCGATCACTGAAGGTGAAGAGTTTTCTTAAAGGAATGGACTTGTTTAAACTTATAGCTGAAGTTGCAGAAGCAGAGG GCCATCACCCTGATCTTCATCTAGTTGGATGGAACAATGTAACAATTGAGATATGGACACATGCAGTAG GTGGACTGACTGAAAATGACTTCATACTGGCTTCCAAGATCAATAAGCTTGATGTTCATAACCTATTGGGCCGGAAAGCTGCTATTAGCAGTCAACATGACTGTTGA
- the LOC111803108 gene encoding coatomer subunit zeta-2-like, with protein sequence MESCPSIKNILLLDSEGKRVAVKYYSDEWPTNSAKESFEKAVFSKTQKSNARTEAEIAMFENNIIVYKFVQDLHFFVTGGEYENELILATALQGFFDAVGLLLRGHVEKKEALENLDLILLCLDEIVDGGIVLETDGNVIAGKVATQSIDSSAPLSEQTISQALATAREHLTRSLLT encoded by the exons ATG GAGTCCTGTccttcaataaaaaatattctcctGTTGGATTCTGAGGGGAAACGTGTGGCTGTCAAGTATTACTCCGATGAGTGGCCAACAAATAGTGCAAAGGAATCTTTTGAGAAAGCTGTATTTAGCAAAACTCAAAAGAGTAATGCTCGAACTGAAG CGGAGATTGCGATGTttgaaaacaatattattgTTTACAAATTTGTGCAAGACCTACATTTTTTTGTCACTGGTGGAGAATATGAAAATGAGCTTATCTTGGCAACAGCTCTTCAGGGATTCTTCGATGCTGTTGGCCTTCTTCTTAG GGGCCACGTGGAAAAGAAGGAAGCACTTGAAAACTTggatcttattttattgtgCCTTGATGAAATTGTTGATGGCGG TATTGTTCTTGAGACCGATGGAAATGTCATTGCTGGGAAGGTTGCAACTCAAAGTATAGATTCTTCAGCTCCTTTGTCTGAGCAG ACAATAAGTCAAGCACTGGCCACTGCACGTGAACATCTGACGAGATCTCTTCTTACATGA